A stretch of Cicer arietinum cultivar CDC Frontier isolate Library 1 chromosome 5, Cicar.CDCFrontier_v2.0, whole genome shotgun sequence DNA encodes these proteins:
- the LOC101512854 gene encoding protein disulfide-isomerase, producing the protein MAKTVSILFLFGLSLSLLVLLPSQISAEESEAKEYVLTLDNSNFHDTVSKHDFIVVEFYAPWCGHCKNLAPEYEKAASILSSHNPPIFLAKVDANEEKNKEIATQYEVKGFPTIKILRNGGKKIQDYKGPREADGIVEYVKKQSGPASTEIKSADDASAFIGEKSVVIVGVFPKFSGEEFDKFIAVAEKLRSDYDFGHTLDAKHLPRGDSSVSGPVVRLFKPFDELFVDSKDFNVEALEKFIEESSIPVVTVFNNDPSNHPYVSKFFNSPNAKAMLFLNFSAEGAEPIKSKYSEVAEQYKQQGVSFLVGDVEASQGAFQYFGLKEDQVPLIIVQNTDGKKFFKPNLEADDVPTWLKAYKEGTLAPFVKSEPIPETNNEPVKVVVGKTLEDIVFNSGKNVLLEFYAPWCGHCKQLAPILDEVAVSYQSDADVVIAKLDATANDVPSETFVVQGYPTLYFRSASGKLSQYDGDRTKEAIIEFIEKSRDKPAAAAAAAAAQQEVEQPKDEL; encoded by the exons ATGGCTAAAACCGTTTCGATTTTGTTCCTCTTTGGATTATCGCTCTCTCTCCTTGTGCTGCTTCCTTCTCAGATCTCCGCTGAGGAATCTGAGGCAAAGGAATATGTCCTTACATTGGACAACTCTAACTTCCATGACACTGTTAGCAAGCACGATTTCATCGTTGTTGAGTTTTACGCACCTTG GTGTGGCCACTGTAAGAACCTTGCACCTGAG TATGAAAAAGCTGCTTCTATCTTGAGCAGCCATAATCCTCCAATTTTTTTGGCTAAAGTTGATGCCAATGAGGAGAAGAACAAAGAAATCGCTACACAGTATGAAGTTAAGGGATTcccaacaattaaaattttgagaaatgGTGGAAAGAAAATTCAAGATTACAAAGGTCCCCGTGAAGCTGATGGTATTGTCGAATATGTGAAGAAACAAAGCGGTCCTGCATCAACAGAAATTAAATCTGCTGATGATGCTAGTGCTTTTATTGGTGAAAAGAGTGTTGTTATT GTCGGCGTTTTCCCTAAATTCTCTGGTGAGGAGTTTGATAAGTTCATCGCAGTAGCCGAGAAGTTGCGTTCTGATTATGACTTTGGTCATACTCTGGATGCCAAACACCTCCCAAGGGGAGATTCATCAGTGTCTGGCCCTGTTGTTAGGTTATTTAAGCCATTTGACGAGCTCTTTGTAGACTCCAAG GATTTCAATGTTGAAGCACTAGAAAAATTCATTGAAGAATCCAGCATCCCCGTTGTGACTGTCTTTAACAATGACCCAAGCAATCACCCTTATGTTTCAAAATTCTTTAACTCTCCCAATGCAAAG GCAATGTTGTTCCTCAACTTCAGTGCTGAAGGTGCTGAACCTATCAAATCAAAATACAGTGAAGTTGCTGAGCAATACAAACAACAGGGAGTAAGCTTTCTTGTGGGAGATGTTGAGGCCAGTCAAGGTGCCTTCCAG TACTTTGGACTCAAGGAAGACCAAGTACCTCTAATTATTGTTCAGAATACTGATGGGAAGAAATTTTTCAAACCCAATTTGGAAGCTGATGATGTTCCAACTTGGTTGAAGGCATACAAG gAGGGAACTCTTGCACCATTTGTCAAGTCTGAGCCTATTCCTGAAACTAACAACGAGCCTGTTAAAGTGGTAGTTGGGAAAACTCTAGAGGACATAGTTTTCAACTCTGGGAAGAATG TTTTGCTTGAATTTTATGCTCCTTGGTGTGGACATTGCAAACAGTTGGCTCCAATTTTGGATGAAGTTGCCGTCTCATACCAAAGTGATGCTGATGTTGTTATTGCAAAACTT GATGCTACTGCCAATGATGTCCCTAGCGAAACCTTTGTGGTTCAAGGCTATCCAACATTGTACTTCAGGTCAGCCAGTGGAAAACTATCACAATACGATGGTGACAGGACAAAGGAAGCCATCATAGAATTTATCGAAAAGAGCCGGGATAAACCTGCTGcagctgctgctgctgctgccgCTCAGCAAGAAGTAGAACAACCAAAGGATGAGCTTTGA